GCACGTACTCGCGCACGAGGCCGAGATCGAGCCGGCCGAACTCGACGAAGATGATCAGCGCCGAGCGGATCAGCTCCTCCAGGCTGGGCGCGAGGCACAGGCGGTCGAAGTCGACGACCGCGTTCACCCCGCCGCTCTGACCGTACATGATGTTCAGGTCGTGGAAGTCGCCGTGCACGGACCCGACGGTGAGGTTCACCTCGGGGCCGGGCCGGCGGTCGGCGAGCTCGCGCAGCAGTCCGATCCGTTCGAGCAATCGGAACTCCGCGAGTTCGTCCACTCCCTCGCGCACGCTGAGCCGGTCTATGGCCGACAGCAGTCGGAACGCGGTCTCGCCGGCCCGCTCCGCGGTTTCGCAGGGCAGGAACAGCGGCTGCTCGATCGGCCCGTGCAGCCGGTCGAGCTCGTCGTGCAGGCGGCCGAGCAGGGCGCCGAGCTCCCTGCAGTCCGCCAGATCGAGCCCGGCGCCGCGCTTGTGGTGGCCCTGGATCCAGGGATAGAGCGCGAGCAGATGCTCCTGCTCCGCCTGGAGGGTCTCGCCCGCGAAATCGGCGAGCGGCGCGGAGACGGGCAGGCCGGCTTGGCTCAGCCGGCGGGTGACGAGGTGTTGGGCCCGGATGATCTCCGGGGTCTGATTGAGGTAGTCCTTCAGGAAGAACTTCCCGCTGTCGGTATCGACGGTATAGGCCCGGTTCAACAGGCCTTCGGTGAGAGGCCGGATCGCGTGTACTTCAGTGACCCCGTAGCGCTGAAGCAGCGCGGCCATTGCGAAGGGGCGCGCCATGGGGCTGAGAGTACGCGCCAGCGTGCGCCGCGGACCCCGGCCGCGCGCCCCCGCGCAAGGACTCGAAGCGGACTTCCACCGGACCTCGGGTTTACCGGGGCCCGGTGGAGTGAAAGGTCCAGTCTCAGACCGGCTTGAGCAGGTCGGCGCCCAGGTACGGGCGCAGCGCCTCGGGCACCCGGACCGACCCGTCGGACTGCTGGTGGTTCTCCAGGATCGCCACGATGTTGCGGGTCATGGCGCACAGCGTGCCGTTGAGGGTGGCCAGGGGGCGCACGCCGTCGCCGTCGCGCATCCGCACCGAGAGCCGGCGGGCCTGGAACTCGGTGCAGTTCGAGGTGGAGGTCACCTCGCGGTACTTGCCCTGGGTCGGGATCCAGGCCTCGCAGTCGTACTTGCGCGCGGCCGAGCTGCCGAGGTCGCCGGCGGCCACGTCGATCACCCGGAACGGCACCTCGATCGCGGTGAGGAACTCCTTCTCCCAGCCGAGCAGCCGCTTGTGCTCGGCGGCCGCGTCCTCGGGGGCGCAGAAGGAGAACATCTCGACCTTCTCGAACTGGTGCACCCGGATGATGCCCCGGGTGTCCTTGCCGTACGAGCCGGCCTCGCGCCGGTAGCAGGAGGAGTAGCCGGCGTAGCGCAGCGGCAGCCGGTCGGCCGGGAGGATCTCGTCCATGTGGTACGCGGCCAGCGGCACCTCGGACGTGCCGACGAGGTACATGTCGTCGTCGGGCAGGTGGTAGACGTTCTCCGCGGCCTGGGCCAGGAATCCGGTGCCCTGCATCGCCTCGGGCTTGACCAGCGACGGGGTGATCATCGGGGTGAAGCCGTAGCGGACCGCCTGGGCCATGGCCAGGTTGCACAGCGCGAGCTCGAGCAGCGCGCCGGCGCCGGTGAGGTAGTACTGCCGGGCGCCGCCGACCTTGGCGCCGCGCTCGAGGTCGATCGCGCCGAGGATGCGGCCGATCTCCACGTGGTCGCGCGGCTCGAAGCCCTCGGCGGCGAAGTCGCGGGGCTTGCCGTGCTCCTCGAGCACGACGTAGTCCTCCTCGCCGCCCTCGGGCACGCCCGGCTCGACGAGGTTGGACAGACCGAGCAGCAGCCGCTGCGCCTCCGCGGCGGCTTCGTTCTGCGCGGCGTCGGCGGCCTTGACCTCCGCGGCGAGTTCGCGGGTCCGGACGAGCAGGCTCTCCTTCTCCTCCTTCGGCGCCTGGGCCACGAGCTTGCCGAGGCCCTTCTGCTCGTTGCGCAGGGCGTCGAAGTGCGAGGCGGACGATCGACGCAGTTCGTCGGCGGCCAGCACCTGGTCGACCAGGGCGGGGTCTTCGCCGCGGGCGCGCTGGGAAGCGCGGGCGCGGTCCGGGTCTTCGCGCAGGATACGGAGGTCGATCACAGGGCAAACGGTACCGGGTAGGGTGGGGTGATCGGTAATGCGATTGCCCGCGCCTACCCGCGAGGAGAACTCGGTCATGTTCCAGCACGGTCCCGCCGTTCCCACGGTCGAGGTCGGCGCCCTGCCGGCCGGCGCCTACCTCTTGGACGTGCGCGAGGACGACGAGTGGCACTGCGGTCATGCCCCCGACGCGGTGCACCTGCCGCTGAGCGAGCTGATGGCCCGGCTCGACGAGGTGCCGGCCGACCGCGAGGTGCACGTGATCTGCAAGGTGGGCGGGCGTTCGGCCCAGGCCGTGCAGTTCCTCAACGCACAGGGCCGGGAGACGGTGAACGTGGCCGGCGGGATGATGGCCTGGGCGGCCGCGGGCCTGCCCATGGTCGCCCCGTCCGGCGGCACGCCGACCGTCGCCTGAGCCTGCGCGCCTACCGACGCCTCGCCCTGCCGCGACCGCGCCGGTCGCGGCGGTCGAGCTGACGCCGGCTCAGCGGCCGCGCCAGGTCTCCGGCCTCAGGTTCGCCGGGATGCTCCGCGCGGCCAGCGCCATCGCCACGTCCCGGTACTGCCGCCCGCGGTGCAGCTGCGCGGCGAAGTCGCCGCCGGTCACCCGGTGCCGAAGCGGGGCCTCGACCTCCAGCACCCTGATCCCGGCCCGCAGCACGTCGATGGTCAGCCCCACCTCCACCCCGAAGCCGTAGCCGAGCGGCAGCGCCGCCTCGAACGCCTCCCGGGTCAGGCAGCGCTGGCCGGAGAGCGGCGCCTGCGCCTCGAAGCCGACCGCGCGCCGGATCCCGTCCCGGGCCAGCTTGAGCACGAATCCGTGGCCGCCGCCCGGGGTGGCGGCGGGCGGCAGGATCGCCACCGTCATCCCGGCCTCGCCGGTGCGGATCGGATCGATCAGCGGGCCGGCCGCGGCCGCGGAGTCTTCGAGGTCTGCGTCGAGCAGCAGCAGGTGCCGCGGCGCGCCCCGTCCGTCCCGGCTCTCGATCGCGGCCAGCGTGGCGGCGCCGGTCTCCAGCGCCGCGCCCTTGCCCCGGTTGCGGCTGTGGCGCACCACGACCGCCCCGTGCTCCCGGGCGATCCTGGCGGTGGCCCCCTCGTCCCGCGACCCGTCGTCGACCACGATGACGAGGTTCACCCCGGACAGCGACCGGGCGCCGTCCACCGTCGCCCCGATCCGCTCCGCCTCGAGGTAGGCGGGGATCACCACTGCCGTGTCACTCATGGCAGACGAGTGTACGGGTACGGTCTTGTCGCGATTCGGTGAATCTACACGCCCAAACGAATGAACCGGGTATCGCTTCACCGCACGATAGGACTAGCATTCTCCCGACGGCCGACCGAGATCCAGCCCATCACCGACCGGCTCCCGGCACGTCGCCGTCCTTACGCAAACCTCTGCCGCAGCGCCTTGATCGAATCCTCGGTCGGCGCTGCCCGAGTACCCCCTGCCGTAGCACCGTCACCACCGTGGGAGGGCCAGGCTGATGCCGGGCACGAACGAGAACCGCACCCCGACCCCCGCCTCCTCCGTCAGCTCCCTGCGACGCGGGCATGTGCGCTCGATCGCGCTCGCGGCCGCCGTGGTCGGCGTGGTGGTGCTTCCGATCGCCGCGGCCGAGGCCAACCCGTCGCACGGCGCGAAGCAGCCCTCTGTCACCGGGACCCCCGCCGCCGGCGCGCCCGGGACGGCCGTGGCCGTGCTCCCGCAGTACTGCGGGGACAAGCTCCAGGGCTTCGGGCAGCAGGTCTCCGCGCAGGCGTGCGTGAACGAGACGGGCGGCGCGGTCACCGGCACGGTCTACGTGGACAACTCCACCGCCTCGCCGCTGACGGTCGTGATCAACCTGATCTCCTCCACCTCCGGCAGCACGCAGACGCAGATGTCCTGCACCGTGGCCGCCGGCGACGCGAACGGCGAGTGCGTCACCGGCGCGCTCACCGACGCCTCCGGCAAGGGCACCTACGACGCCGTCGCCGAGGCGGTGCCGGTGGGCGCCCCGGTCGCGGACGGCGTGCTGCACGTGGAGTCCGGCCAGGTGGCCCCGGCGTCGGCCGGCGCCGGTTCGCCGGCGGCCTGAGACCCCGCATTCCTCTGACGGCGGCCCGGATCCCGGGCCGCCGCACGTCTTTCACCACGGCATCCGCAACCACTCGTTCGAGGTAGTTACCAACGAGTAGCTTCACGCGTACGCTGGAGTCGTGAGCACTGTAGGCGACCGGCAGATTCTGAACGCGGCACGCGCCTGCGTCCTGGCCGCGGGCGTGCACGAGACCACCTTCAACGACATCGCGCGGCGGGCCGGGGTGAGCAGGATGACCCTCTACCGGCGCTACAGCGACGTCGGCTCGCTGATCAGCGAGCTGCTCGGGCGCGAGTTCGCCCGGATCCTGCGCGAGCACACCCGGATCGCCCCGGACGCGCCGCCCGATCCGCGCCCGGCCCGGCAGCGGCTGGTGGAGACGGTGGTCGCGGTGGTCGAGGCGTTCCAGGAGGACCCGCTGATGTCGCAGGTCCTCGACGCCGAGCCGGAGATCCTCACGCCGTACCTGTTCAACAAGTTCGGCTCCACCCAGCAGATCGCCATCGACCTGCTCGCCCACCGGCTCGACGCGGGCCACCGGGACGGCTCGATCCGAGCCGGCTCGGTGGCGGTGCAGGCGCACGCGATCGTGCTCACCGTGCAGTCCTTCATCGTCTCCGCCAGTGCCAGCGGCCCGGTGCCGGCCGATCGCCTGCGCGCCGAGCTCAGGCTGATCCTGGACGGCTACCTCCAGCCGCGAGAGCCCTGACCCGACCCGGACCCCGTCCGCGTCCGCGAGCTACCTACGGCCTAGCGCAGCGTCAGCTGGCGGTTGGTCAGGCCCGAGCGGGAACGGCGCTCGGCCGAACTCAGCGGCGCGTCCGCGACCAGAGCGTTGCCGAGACGCTCGGCCAGCGAGGCCGCGGGCTCCTCCCAATCCGTGGCCTGCTTGTCCAGCGCCAGGTCCCAGACCACGATCAGCCGGCCGCAGGCGCGCAGCGAGCCGGCGTACTTGCTGCCCTCGCCAAGCCGCAGCGCGTCGGCCGCGTGCAGCCGGGCCAGGGCGTCCAGCAGCGGCTCCTCGTCCTGCGGCATCACCCAGCGCAGGTGGCAGCGGTCGGCGGAACGGCGCACCCAGTAAGCCGATTCGACCGAGGAGAGGCGCACCGTCGGCTCGATCGCGGCGTTCGCCCGCTCCAGCGAGATCGCCCGGTCGGCGCTGGTGTCGTCCGGCTCGAACCAGTAGTCGAAGCTGTCGCGCAGCTCCAGCTCCAGCGCGGCCTTCGGGTCGACCAGCTCCGCCAGCGCGGGCCCGGCGGCCGGCGGCTCCTCGTAGCCGAGGGTCTCGCCGGGCTCGGCCGCCAGCGCCCGGGTGAGCGAGTGCGCCAGATCCCGGGCCGGATCGCCGGAGCTGTTGAGCGTCTGCGCGGCGACGAGCACCTCGCCGTCGGCCCGCCGCAGCGCCGGGACCGCGAGCGGAAGCACGGTGGCGAGCGTGGCCGGACCGGCCGAGGCGTCCCGCAGGGTCAGCCGCGTCGTCGCGGCCGGAACGAAGGTGTGCAGGGCGATCAGGTCGAGTTCGCCCTCGAACTCGGCGAACGGCCGCGGGTTGAGCGCGACGGTCTCGCCCTGATCCCGGCCGTGGCAGGCCTTGTAGCGACGTCCGGATCCGCACGGGCACGGCTCGCGCCCGCCGACCACGGGGATGGTCTCTCCCTCCGCGAGCTGGCGCGGACGTGCTGCGGAATGGTGCTTCCTGCCCATGACTCACCCTTTGTCCGGTGCGTTGCTGTGACCGGAAAAGGATAGTGCCGCCGGAGTGGTGCTCAGGCCCGGTTGGGATACGTCGGCAGCAGCGGGATGACCTGCGCCGAGGCGGGAGTGGTGGTGGTCTGCGGGTTCTGCTCCGCCAGCGTGGGCAGAGCGGTGAGGGTGCCGGTGCCGGCGGTCGCCTGACTCGGCCGCACACCGCGGCCCCGGGTCCGGCGTCCGGCGTGGCGGGCCCGGACGGCCAGTTCGGCCCACACGGTGTACTCGTCCCCGCTCTCCTCGCGCTGCGAGCCCCAGCGGTCGGCGAGCCGGTCCACGATCTCGAGCCCGCGCCCGGCCTGCGCCGAGACGGACATGGAGTACGGCTTGGTCACGGGGCGGGTGGTGCCGCCCCCGTCGGTCACCTCGATCCGCAGCAGCCCGTCCCCGGTCAGCGACCACGACACCCGGATGGTGTCGCTGGTCAGGGCTCGGGCGTGGCGCAAGG
This genomic window from Actinospica robiniae DSM 44927 contains:
- a CDS encoding phosphotransferase enzyme family protein; translated protein: MARPFAMAALLQRYGVTEVHAIRPLTEGLLNRAYTVDTDSGKFFLKDYLNQTPEIIRAQHLVTRRLSQAGLPVSAPLADFAGETLQAEQEHLLALYPWIQGHHKRGAGLDLADCRELGALLGRLHDELDRLHGPIEQPLFLPCETAERAGETAFRLLSAIDRLSVREGVDELAEFRLLERIGLLRELADRRPGPEVNLTVGSVHGDFHDLNIMYGQSGGVNAVVDFDRLCLAPSLEELIRSALIIFVEFGRLDLGLVREYVHGYLDQRPWLAPEIPAALHRLWWERLTDFWMLTWRYDLHDERPSVQFADQSALIVWWTHHYDKVLHELS
- the serS gene encoding serine--tRNA ligase, giving the protein MIDLRILREDPDRARASQRARGEDPALVDQVLAADELRRSSASHFDALRNEQKGLGKLVAQAPKEEKESLLVRTRELAAEVKAADAAQNEAAAEAQRLLLGLSNLVEPGVPEGGEEDYVVLEEHGKPRDFAAEGFEPRDHVEIGRILGAIDLERGAKVGGARQYYLTGAGALLELALCNLAMAQAVRYGFTPMITPSLVKPEAMQGTGFLAQAAENVYHLPDDDMYLVGTSEVPLAAYHMDEILPADRLPLRYAGYSSCYRREAGSYGKDTRGIIRVHQFEKVEMFSFCAPEDAAAEHKRLLGWEKEFLTAIEVPFRVIDVAAGDLGSSAARKYDCEAWIPTQGKYREVTSTSNCTEFQARRLSVRMRDGDGVRPLATLNGTLCAMTRNIVAILENHQQSDGSVRVPEALRPYLGADLLKPV
- a CDS encoding rhodanese-like domain-containing protein; protein product: MFQHGPAVPTVEVGALPAGAYLLDVREDDEWHCGHAPDAVHLPLSELMARLDEVPADREVHVICKVGGRSAQAVQFLNAQGRETVNVAGGMMAWAAAGLPMVAPSGGTPTVA
- a CDS encoding glycosyltransferase, whose translation is MSDTAVVIPAYLEAERIGATVDGARSLSGVNLVIVVDDGSRDEGATARIAREHGAVVVRHSRNRGKGAALETGAATLAAIESRDGRGAPRHLLLLDADLEDSAAAAGPLIDPIRTGEAGMTVAILPPAATPGGGHGFVLKLARDGIRRAVGFEAQAPLSGQRCLTREAFEAALPLGYGFGVEVGLTIDVLRAGIRVLEVEAPLRHRVTGGDFAAQLHRGRQYRDVAMALAARSIPANLRPETWRGR
- a CDS encoding TetR/AcrR family transcriptional regulator, producing the protein MSTVGDRQILNAARACVLAAGVHETTFNDIARRAGVSRMTLYRRYSDVGSLISELLGREFARILREHTRIAPDAPPDPRPARQRLVETVVAVVEAFQEDPLMSQVLDAEPEILTPYLFNKFGSTQQIAIDLLAHRLDAGHRDGSIRAGSVAVQAHAIVLTVQSFIVSASASGPVPADRLRAELRLILDGYLQPREP
- a CDS encoding DUF5926 family protein, yielding MGRKHHSAARPRQLAEGETIPVVGGREPCPCGSGRRYKACHGRDQGETVALNPRPFAEFEGELDLIALHTFVPAATTRLTLRDASAGPATLATVLPLAVPALRRADGEVLVAAQTLNSSGDPARDLAHSLTRALAAEPGETLGYEEPPAAGPALAELVDPKAALELELRDSFDYWFEPDDTSADRAISLERANAAIEPTVRLSSVESAYWVRRSADRCHLRWVMPQDEEPLLDALARLHAADALRLGEGSKYAGSLRACGRLIVVWDLALDKQATDWEEPAASLAERLGNALVADAPLSSAERRSRSGLTNRQLTLR
- a CDS encoding ATP-binding protein encodes the protein MPAVRVAPTAYEAYLPHSSVSVRQARARLAQDLSERDVLGTVVDDAILILSEFVTNALRHARALTSDTIRVSWSLTGDGLLRIEVTDGGGTTRPVTKPYSMSVSAQAGRGLEIVDRLADRWGSQREESGDEYTVWAELAVRARHAGRRTRGRGVRPSQATAGTGTLTALPTLAEQNPQTTTTPASAQVIPLLPTYPNRA